A single Pan troglodytes isolate AG18354 chromosome X, NHGRI_mPanTro3-v2.0_pri, whole genome shotgun sequence DNA region contains:
- the LOC107973088 gene encoding cancer/testis antigen family 45 member A10 isoform X2 has product MTDKTEKVAVDPETVFKRPRECDSPSYQKRQRMALLARKQGAGDSLIAGSAMSKEKKLMTGDGIPPSQLDSQIDDFTGFSKDGMMRKPGSNAPVGGNVTSSFSGDDLECRGIASSPKSQQEINADIKYQVVKEIRYLGRKYEKVFKMLEGVQGPTAVRKRFFESIIKEAARCMRRDFVKHLKKKLKRMI; this is encoded by the exons ATGACCGATAAAACAGAGAAGGTGGCTGTAGATCCTGAAACCGTGTTTAAACGTCCCAGGGAATGTGACAGTCCTTCGTATCAGAAAAGGCAGAGGATGGCCCTGTTGGCAAGGAAACAAGGAGCAGGAGACAGCCTTATTGCAGGCTCTGCCATGTCCAAAGAAAAGA AGCTTATGACAGGAGATGGTATTCCACCCAGCCAATTGGATTCTCAGATTGATGACTTCACTGGTTTCAGCAAAGATGGGATGATGCGGAAACCTGGTAGCAATGCACCTGTGGGAGGAAACGTTACCAGCAGTTTCTCTGGAGATGACCTAGAATGCAGAGGAATAGCCTCCTCTCCCAAAAGCCAACAAGAAATTAATGCtgatataaaatatcaagtaGTGAAGGAAATCCGATACCTTGGACGAA AATATGAAAAAGTCTTCAAAATGCTTGAAGGAGTGCAAGGACCTACTGCAGTCAGGAAACGATTTTTTGAATCCATCATCAAGGAAGCAGCAAG